A stretch of the Pseudomonadota bacterium genome encodes the following:
- a CDS encoding O-antigen ligase family protein yields MKQFEPFKLFSLTPFQPIKPIKLLYLFPFFLIPFLGGNHLSLFYVTIDKFWIETTFILFLIIAIAINHLSKKGSSPQGFSRFLVFFMPFAAVNAISLVYTWNRFSTLNELNILVWILGSVYLFSITDKNEALLKALVIGAALSAICAVVQSKVLFPNFIEVFQGGRYAEIAKGQAIPFSSFLYHNVFGGYMCFVLPLAIYFGVYQGKWLYKIATPCIIAGIILSTSRIAMGISFLFVLCFIAVMIKRRDIKSALIMVAIAATSIVMIFTLLHTGKGGEFKGLTAELGKKTQITKSEVTTLNTRTEIWNNGINAFVAKPVIGYGAGAFEYGYRKYFDGGIYTRYAHSTLLKIGVELGLIGILCFLFYIAGFFSCLKGRLKEPEYLFILASTGCGLLFGLLDFSFDMPAHIITFFVLSSAVFVNEESKARVAAGFPACLMALADRSLRIVSYIIIICLLGSFLFTVKANLSGKSIENGIACEDGGFMFNAYNSYVDAIYDMPIDNDGYIKVVGVLKRLYEGEGDPGKKENIKSSLKMYLNNIEEKEDLDSGLFFVAGMSYTTLKETHKAESYLLKAISYYPSSAYYIYEIVRFYISIGDLQKALLWTHAIDPYLDKYRTSKNPKGFYVYKIRDMEAEMEYKQGNVATALSIAKNNLKDAKEGKFIITSVKTGEYISTEPFLNYLKDRVNFFE; encoded by the coding sequence ATGAAACAGTTTGAACCGTTTAAGCTGTTTTCCCTCACCCCCTTTCAACCAATTAAACCAATTAAACTCTTATACCTATTCCCCTTCTTCCTCATACCCTTCCTCGGCGGTAATCATCTTTCCCTTTTTTATGTAACGATTGATAAGTTTTGGATAGAAACAACATTTATCCTGTTTTTGATTATTGCCATTGCCATAAACCATCTAAGTAAAAAGGGAAGCTCCCCGCAAGGCTTTTCAAGGTTTCTTGTCTTTTTTATGCCATTTGCAGCAGTGAATGCCATCAGCCTTGTCTATACATGGAACAGGTTCAGCACGTTAAATGAATTGAATATTCTGGTTTGGATTCTTGGATCGGTCTATCTTTTTTCGATCACAGACAAAAATGAGGCGCTTCTCAAGGCGCTCGTGATTGGTGCTGCTTTATCTGCTATTTGTGCAGTGGTGCAGTCCAAAGTGTTATTTCCCAATTTTATCGAAGTTTTTCAAGGCGGAAGATATGCTGAGATAGCAAAGGGGCAGGCAATACCATTTTCTTCTTTCCTTTACCACAATGTTTTTGGTGGTTACATGTGTTTTGTTCTCCCTTTGGCGATATATTTCGGCGTGTACCAGGGGAAATGGTTATATAAGATTGCAACTCCCTGTATTATCGCCGGAATTATCCTCTCTACATCACGAATTGCCATGGGAATTTCCTTTTTGTTTGTGCTGTGCTTTATCGCTGTAATGATAAAAAGAAGGGACATAAAAAGCGCTTTGATTATGGTGGCAATTGCTGCTACCAGTATAGTCATGATCTTTACGCTTTTGCACACAGGGAAGGGGGGCGAATTTAAAGGATTGACAGCCGAACTTGGGAAGAAGACACAGATAACAAAGTCTGAAGTTACTACGCTGAATACAAGGACTGAAATATGGAATAACGGTATTAATGCCTTTGTTGCAAAACCGGTGATTGGATATGGAGCAGGGGCATTTGAATATGGCTATAGAAAATATTTTGATGGCGGGATTTACACAAGATATGCCCATAGTACATTGCTGAAGATAGGTGTAGAGCTTGGTTTAATTGGCATATTGTGTTTTTTGTTTTACATTGCAGGATTCTTTTCCTGTCTGAAGGGCAGATTAAAGGAACCGGAATATCTGTTCATCTTAGCCTCAACCGGCTGCGGTCTACTTTTTGGACTACTGGATTTTTCCTTTGATATGCCTGCCCATATCATAACCTTCTTTGTCTTATCTTCCGCTGTTTTTGTTAATGAGGAAAGCAAGGCCAGGGTAGCCGCAGGCTTCCCCGCCTGTCTCATGGCCCTGGCGGACAGGAGCCTGCGCATTGTGTCATATATAATAATTATATGTCTTTTAGGTTCGTTCCTCTTTACCGTAAAGGCAAATTTGTCGGGTAAATCCATAGAAAATGGCATCGCATGTGAGGATGGCGGATTTATGTTTAACGCCTACAATTCATACGTTGACGCAATTTACGATATGCCTATAGATAATGATGGATATATAAAGGTTGTCGGTGTTTTAAAAAGGCTTTATGAAGGGGAGGGTGACCCAGGGAAAAAGGAGAATATTAAAAGTAGTTTAAAAATGTATCTCAACAATATAGAGGAGAAGGAGGATTTAGACTCCGGTCTGTTTTTTGTTGCCGGCATGAGCTATACAACATTAAAAGAAACACATAAGGCTGAAAGCTACCTGTTGAAGGCGATATCCTACTACCCTTCATCGGCGTACTATATCTATGAAATTGTCAGGTTTTATATATCAATTGGTGATTTGCAAAAGGCACTTCTCTGGACTCACGCAATTGATCCTTATCTGGATAAATACCGGACTTCAAAAAACCCTAAAGGATTCTACGTATACAAAATTAGGGATATGGAAGCAGAAATGGAGTATAAGCAAGGCAATGTTGCCACTGCATTATCAATAGCCAAAAATAACCTGAAGGATGCAAAAGAAGGGAAATTTATAATAACAAGCGTTAAGACAGGTGAATATATCTCAACGGAACCTTTTTTGAATTATTTGAAGGATAGAGTAAATTTCTTCGAATAA
- a CDS encoding type II toxin-antitoxin system PemK/MazF family toxin produces the protein MAAILRGEIRWADLNPTKGREQSGLRPVLILSHDVFNERSGTVIAVVITSQPQKAGFPLTLELKTKDLPKQSWVKISQIRTLSVERIGKLIGRASLEELDQVVEGLNEIIS, from the coding sequence ATGGCCGCAATACTGAGGGGGGAGATCCGATGGGCGGACCTTAACCCCACCAAGGGCCGCGAACAGTCGGGATTGCGTCCTGTTTTGATTCTGAGTCATGATGTTTTTAATGAACGCTCAGGTACGGTCATAGCTGTGGTAATTACGAGCCAACCGCAGAAGGCGGGATTTCCCTTGACACTCGAATTAAAGACAAAGGATTTGCCAAAACAATCATGGGTAAAGATCAGCCAAATTCGGACACTCTCGGTGGAGAGGATTGGGAAATTGATTGGTAGGGCATCTCTGGAGGAGTTAGATCAAGTGGTTGAGGGACTAAACGAAATTATTTCTTAA
- a CDS encoding ribbon-helix-helix domain-containing protein, protein MGKEKIAITLDEEFVGELDRLVNNHIFQNRSQAIQEAVSEKLLRMKRSRLTIECAKLEPAFEKAMADEGLVEDVSQWPQY, encoded by the coding sequence ATGGGCAAAGAAAAAATAGCAATTACACTGGATGAGGAATTCGTTGGCGAACTGGACAGACTTGTCAATAATCATATTTTTCAAAACCGGAGTCAGGCAATCCAGGAAGCTGTGAGTGAGAAACTGCTACGCATGAAGCGAAGCAGGCTGACAATAGAGTGTGCGAAACTTGAACCGGCGTTTGAAAAGGCAATGGCCGATGAAGGATTAGTTGAGGACGTGAGCCAATGGCCGCAATACTGA
- a CDS encoding glycosyltransferase, which translates to MSNVSVIMNCYNGERFLREAIDSVYAQTYRDWEIILWDDESMDNTQEIAISYDDRLKYFRGKKSVSLGQARNWALDKASCEYIAFLDQDDIWLPQKLEKQIYVIENTPDIDFVYSNYFTRKNNREWLNFRTRQPTGYVFEQFLHFYPVGILTALVRKNVLNRLESYFDENLHICEEFDLFMRILYKSKAMYIEEPLAIYRIHHDMSSIKIIDRYYDEWNYSMEKLKRSYPFLENEYSNAMNHFYINIAYHQAKIAMFTNNPKSARKYLDQYKFVRFKVFIYYLLTFFPARVLNFLVSVKDKFRPEPLFVKP; encoded by the coding sequence ATGTCTAACGTAAGCGTGATAATGAATTGTTATAATGGAGAGAGATTTTTACGTGAAGCAATTGATAGTGTTTATGCACAAACATACAGAGACTGGGAAATAATTCTTTGGGATGATGAATCGATGGATAATACCCAGGAAATCGCCATTAGCTATGATGATAGACTGAAATATTTTAGGGGCAAGAAGAGTGTTTCGCTTGGGCAAGCGAGGAATTGGGCATTAGATAAGGCGTCGTGCGAATATATTGCTTTCTTGGATCAAGATGATATTTGGCTGCCACAGAAACTTGAAAAACAGATTTATGTTATAGAAAACACGCCCGATATAGATTTTGTCTATTCAAATTACTTTACAAGAAAAAACAACAGGGAATGGTTGAATTTCAGAACAAGACAACCAACTGGTTATGTCTTTGAACAATTTCTACATTTCTATCCCGTTGGAATCTTAACAGCACTTGTAAGAAAAAACGTTCTCAACCGTCTGGAATCGTATTTTGACGAAAATCTCCATATTTGTGAAGAGTTTGATTTATTTATGCGAATCCTGTATAAATCGAAGGCTATGTATATAGAAGAACCCTTAGCGATATACAGAATACATCATGACATGAGCAGCATTAAAATTATAGACAGATATTATGATGAATGGAATTATTCAATGGAAAAGCTGAAGAGATCATATCCGTTTTTAGAAAACGAATATAGCAATGCAATGAATCATTTTTATATTAATATTGCCTATCATCAAGCAAAGATTGCGATGTTTACAAATAACCCGAAATCAGCAAGGAAATATCTGGATCAATATAAATTTGTTCGTTTTAAAGTTTTCATATATTATCTGTTAACCTTTTTTCCGGCAAGGGTTCTTAATTTTTTAGTTAGTGTAAAAGATAAATTTCGTCCGGAACCCCTGTTTGTAAAGCCATAA
- a CDS encoding glycosyltransferase family 4 protein: MKDKNIMRENNCKSIRVAFVSHRSDLTGAPRCLLLILKLLDRDHFEPIVICPGPGTLVKKIMDLGIPVIMINKFPPVHRLAATLNPLRLLLKALYRTSYMVRLFFVLKKSDVDVVFLNTLLSSGATIAAWLNGLPVITYIHEYYERFLLTSPIRRWAVLHNAQQIVAVSKATQGMAIQYGANPNNTSVVYPSIDETELMSNGPFNIEAIKESWGAKQNDVVFGAVGVLVEGKGFLDLVNAIPKVLLEIDNCFFAIAGGLPSPEDKSPDYLAKLMDCVIKLGIEKRIKFLGYMEDMSIFYQVIDVLVIPSHEESFSLVALEGMYMRKPIIASMVGGLQEIINPGMNGILIHSQSIGELASAVIKLGSEEDLRRSMGTDGKKRMEESFSKTVFVSKIQEIIRSTVKEYHDDIFKITISR, translated from the coding sequence GTGAAAGATAAAAATATAATGCGTGAAAATAATTGCAAATCTATTCGTGTAGCCTTCGTATCCCATCGTTCCGATCTTACCGGTGCTCCAAGATGCCTTTTGCTTATACTAAAATTACTCGACCGTGATCACTTTGAACCAATTGTCATATGTCCTGGCCCGGGAACTTTAGTAAAAAAAATAATGGATTTAGGCATACCGGTTATAATGATAAACAAATTTCCTCCTGTTCATCGGCTGGCTGCAACCCTTAACCCTCTTCGCCTTTTATTGAAGGCTCTATACCGAACATCTTACATGGTTCGTCTTTTCTTTGTTTTAAAAAAGTCTGATGTCGATGTTGTGTTTTTAAACACATTGCTCAGCAGTGGAGCAACAATCGCCGCGTGGTTGAATGGTTTACCTGTAATCACATATATACATGAATATTATGAGCGATTTCTGCTCACTTCGCCAATCAGGAGATGGGCGGTCCTCCACAATGCTCAACAGATTGTCGCGGTTTCAAAAGCTACTCAGGGTATGGCTATACAATATGGTGCAAACCCTAATAACACTTCTGTGGTCTATCCAAGCATAGACGAAACAGAACTAATGTCTAATGGGCCCTTCAATATTGAGGCGATCAAGGAAAGTTGGGGGGCAAAACAAAATGATGTTGTGTTTGGAGCTGTCGGTGTTTTGGTTGAAGGTAAGGGTTTTCTTGACCTTGTGAACGCTATACCAAAAGTTCTACTAGAAATTGATAACTGTTTTTTTGCAATAGCCGGGGGATTGCCATCGCCCGAAGATAAATCCCCAGATTACCTGGCTAAGCTCATGGATTGTGTGATAAAACTGGGAATAGAAAAAAGGATAAAGTTTTTGGGCTATATGGAAGATATGTCTATATTTTATCAGGTTATCGATGTGCTCGTCATACCTTCTCACGAAGAATCGTTTTCTCTTGTTGCATTAGAAGGGATGTATATGAGAAAACCGATAATTGCTTCTATGGTAGGTGGGTTACAGGAAATTATCAATCCTGGAATGAACGGAATTTTAATTCATTCTCAAAGTATAGGCGAGCTTGCAAGTGCAGTGATAAAATTGGGAAGCGAAGAAGATTTACGCAGATCCATGGGGACAGACGGAAAAAAACGTATGGAAGAGTCCTTCTCAAAGACAGTGTTTGTCTCAAAGATTCAAGAGATAATACGATCAACCGTAAAAGAATATCATGATGACATTTTTAAAATCACAATATCACGTTAA
- a CDS encoding class I SAM-dependent methyltransferase produces MMTFLKSQYHVNEEGIFFSDNNGYWSNLNKEENKVLIESLQHSSAREALVKHQAWLEDVIYSPKRQAGLELLQLSGDEFCIDYGCMWGALTIPLAKRAKFVLGIDQTLNSLRFLKARTIEEGLSNIALLCHDIRKMPVLQYNARADIAIVNGVLEWVPEEGPIELKNYYGKYNNKKYSNHPGSQQEMFLRQIYLNLQSNGKLYLAIENRFDFKMFLGVKDPHVNIPFVSILPRKLANLVSWLRLGRPYINWLYSFNGINSLLKKIGFSKIDLYMCFPDYRFTERIIPYENSLDNDSALIISTRNAKGKRTFKRVLGRMLQIMTYMLLKKNFFSPSIIAIGHK; encoded by the coding sequence ATGATGACATTTTTAAAATCACAATATCACGTTAACGAAGAGGGTATATTTTTTTCTGATAACAATGGTTATTGGTCTAATTTAAATAAAGAAGAAAACAAAGTCTTGATTGAATCATTGCAACATAGCTCAGCAAGAGAAGCATTGGTAAAGCATCAAGCATGGTTAGAGGACGTGATCTATTCTCCTAAACGGCAAGCAGGGCTTGAGCTTCTTCAATTGAGTGGTGATGAATTTTGTATTGATTATGGATGTATGTGGGGGGCATTAACCATTCCCTTAGCCAAAAGAGCTAAATTTGTTCTTGGGATAGATCAAACTTTAAACTCTTTGAGGTTTTTAAAGGCACGAACGATAGAAGAAGGGTTGTCCAATATTGCATTATTATGTCATGATATCAGGAAAATGCCAGTGTTGCAATATAATGCAAGAGCTGATATAGCAATTGTTAATGGAGTACTTGAATGGGTACCAGAGGAAGGACCAATTGAATTAAAAAACTACTACGGGAAATATAATAATAAAAAATATTCAAATCACCCTGGTTCTCAACAGGAAATGTTTTTAAGACAGATTTACCTGAATCTTCAAAGTAATGGCAAACTATATCTTGCTATAGAAAATAGATTTGATTTTAAAATGTTTTTGGGCGTTAAAGACCCTCATGTGAATATTCCATTTGTGTCTATTCTCCCAAGAAAATTAGCTAATTTGGTATCTTGGCTCAGATTGGGCAGGCCTTATATAAACTGGCTTTATTCGTTTAATGGAATTAATTCTCTATTAAAAAAGATAGGGTTTTCAAAGATAGACTTGTATATGTGTTTTCCAGATTATCGTTTCACTGAAAGGATAATACCTTATGAAAATTCATTGGATAATGATTCTGCTTTAATAATTTCAACAAGAAATGCTAAGGGGAAAAGGACTTTTAAAAGAGTTTTGGGAAGAATGTTGCAAATAATGACTTATATGTTATTAAAGAAGAATTTTTTTTCACCGTCAATCATTGCTATAGGTCACAAATGA
- a CDS encoding glycosyltransferase family 2 protein, which produces MVSVIIVNYNGIDVIQDCMRALERQTFKDFETIIVDNGSTDGSLEQLNSFLTGNSFSYPVKVIPLSNNVGFSDGNRQGLRHVNGEFVALLNNDTEPDKSWLEELVKGINGNPEIGICASKLIAYHSDIIDSAGDGYSMVLRGFKRGEGENKNAYSNKEFVFGACAGAAMYRKKMLDETGFFDENFFLIYEDTDLNFRAQLAGWKVLYVSTAIVHHKVRSSIGNMSDTAIYYSLRNSELVRIKNVPAGIFFRCLPEYIISVFAEFVYFAIKHKKIRLYFKAKRDALRMFPLMLKKRKATMKAKKVSNEHLLGMMTPVWQKDFFKTKAKKFFHG; this is translated from the coding sequence ATGGTTAGCGTAATTATTGTTAATTATAATGGGATTGATGTTATTCAGGATTGTATGCGTGCCCTTGAAAGACAGACCTTTAAGGATTTTGAAACTATTATTGTGGATAACGGCTCCACAGATGGTTCTCTTGAGCAATTAAACAGTTTTTTAACCGGCAATTCATTTTCCTACCCTGTTAAAGTAATCCCCCTTTCAAATAACGTAGGTTTTTCAGATGGAAATCGACAGGGATTAAGGCACGTAAATGGTGAATTTGTAGCGCTTCTTAACAACGACACAGAACCCGATAAGAGTTGGCTTGAAGAACTTGTAAAAGGAATAAACGGCAACCCGGAAATAGGGATATGCGCATCCAAACTTATTGCATATCATTCCGATATAATTGACAGTGCAGGAGATGGATACTCAATGGTTCTCAGGGGATTCAAAAGGGGAGAAGGGGAAAATAAAAACGCATATAGCAATAAGGAATTTGTTTTTGGAGCATGTGCGGGGGCCGCAATGTATCGAAAAAAGATGCTCGATGAAACAGGTTTTTTTGATGAAAACTTTTTTCTGATATATGAGGATACTGATCTCAATTTCAGGGCACAACTTGCAGGATGGAAAGTCCTGTATGTTTCCACAGCCATAGTTCACCACAAAGTTCGTTCATCAATAGGCAATATGAGTGATACAGCAATATATTATTCTCTCAGAAACAGCGAATTGGTGCGTATTAAAAATGTCCCTGCGGGTATATTTTTCAGGTGCCTGCCTGAATACATAATAAGTGTTTTTGCCGAATTCGTTTATTTTGCAATCAAACATAAAAAAATCAGGCTATATTTCAAGGCAAAACGTGATGCACTGAGGATGTTTCCGCTAATGTTGAAAAAGCGTAAGGCGACAATGAAGGCAAAAAAGGTAAGCAATGAACATTTATTGGGTATGATGACGCCGGTATGGCAGAAAGATTTTTTTAAAACAAAAGCAAAGAAGTTTTTCCATGGTTAG
- a CDS encoding glycosyltransferase — protein MVSGISVVIPTFNADRYIHKLLASIKSQTIPCEVVVIDSSSTDNTVSISKSFGVKIISIKKEDFNHGRARNLAALQTNGDIIVFLTQDALPFDAYSIERVVAPIENDVAASYGKQIPEDIAKPTEKFARYFNYPETPVVRGIEDATKSGIKTFFFSNVFSAVRRHEFEMMGGFPEDLIMFEDMIFAAKLMLKGYRIAYTPDAKVIHSHDYSWGEQFQRYLRAGVSFKKNSWFLEFARSDSEGIKFLMEEVKYLLQSNSYRWAMYAMIEAMFKYSGYKIGLNYDKIPYLRKKHRNE, from the coding sequence ATGGTTAGCGGAATTAGTGTTGTAATCCCAACCTTCAATGCAGACAGGTATATCCATAAACTTCTCGCATCAATTAAGTCACAGACGATCCCCTGCGAGGTTGTTGTTATAGATTCATCTTCTACAGACAATACCGTATCTATTTCAAAATCCTTTGGGGTAAAAATCATATCCATAAAAAAGGAGGACTTTAACCACGGCAGAGCAAGAAATTTGGCAGCCCTGCAAACCAACGGGGACATTATTGTTTTCCTGACGCAGGATGCATTGCCTTTTGATGCTTACTCCATCGAAAGGGTTGTGGCACCAATAGAAAACGATGTGGCAGCAAGTTACGGGAAACAGATCCCTGAAGACATTGCAAAACCCACTGAAAAGTTTGCAAGATACTTCAATTATCCTGAAACGCCGGTTGTCAGAGGGATTGAAGATGCAACAAAGTCCGGCATTAAGACGTTTTTTTTCAGCAATGTGTTTTCAGCTGTGAGAAGACATGAGTTTGAAATGATGGGTGGGTTTCCTGAGGATTTAATCATGTTTGAGGATATGATTTTTGCTGCTAAGTTAATGCTGAAAGGTTACAGAATAGCATACACTCCGGATGCAAAAGTTATTCATTCGCACGATTATTCGTGGGGTGAACAGTTTCAGAGGTATCTCCGGGCAGGAGTTTCTTTTAAGAAAAATTCATGGTTTTTGGAATTTGCCAGGTCTGACAGCGAAGGGATTAAATTTTTAATGGAAGAAGTTAAATACCTGCTGCAAAGTAATTCTTACCGCTGGGCTATGTACGCTATGATTGAGGCTATGTTTAAATATTCAGGATATAAGATTGGTTTAAATTACGATAAAATTCCATATCTAAGAAAAAAACATCGAAATGAATAA
- a CDS encoding exopolysaccharide biosynthesis polyprenyl glycosylphosphotransferase has product MNKKNHLQNILILLTDVSAIYLSIILAFYTRPLIGSFFSLVQLSHGLSIYLYKWWAICIIIAFIAYYRGYSMVINAWDELLVLSKSLFISFLIVWVIISLQKEGETVSRIIITLSFAYMLFFMFLFRFILKYILYKLVDVRRPAYIINSKNNEETKEIEFLLNSEWYTGYKIVGYLGREPATKEEQIDICFVPIEYTDEDTIKSIKPYVQNLIIVSKMPGLSFMNTEIKTFLSKNIALITASNGLLTTQKIYIKRIFDILLSICGLIVFSPLFLIIPLSIKIDSRGPAIFKHRRCGKTLIEFDMFKFRTMHTDGGSLLDNYLNENPEALADLEERNKIENDPRVTRIGWILRKTSLDELPQLFNVIRGDMSITGPRPDSRNVIEKYYKEYKEIYEHVRPGITGLWQVSGRSEIKYDERVKLDYFYTLNWSMWLDIVIIIKTFKALLSGKGAY; this is encoded by the coding sequence ATGAATAAAAAAAACCATTTGCAGAACATATTAATATTGTTAACAGACGTATCAGCAATATATCTGTCAATTATTCTTGCCTTTTATACGAGGCCGCTAATAGGTAGTTTTTTTTCATTAGTCCAACTCAGTCATGGACTATCCATATACCTTTATAAATGGTGGGCAATATGTATAATTATTGCTTTTATCGCCTACTATAGGGGCTATAGCATGGTAATAAATGCATGGGATGAGCTTTTAGTTCTTTCAAAGAGCTTATTTATATCTTTTTTAATAGTATGGGTGATTATTTCACTTCAAAAGGAAGGGGAAACGGTATCGAGAATTATAATAACCTTAAGTTTTGCCTACATGCTTTTTTTTATGTTTTTATTCAGGTTTATTTTAAAATATATCCTCTATAAGTTGGTGGATGTACGCAGGCCTGCATATATAATAAATTCAAAAAATAATGAGGAAACAAAAGAGATAGAGTTCTTGTTAAACAGCGAGTGGTACACTGGTTACAAAATAGTTGGTTATTTAGGTCGGGAACCTGCAACAAAGGAAGAACAAATAGACATTTGTTTTGTCCCCATTGAATACACAGATGAAGATACCATTAAATCAATAAAGCCTTATGTTCAAAATCTTATCATAGTTTCTAAAATGCCCGGCCTTTCTTTTATGAATACAGAAATTAAAACCTTTTTAAGTAAAAATATTGCATTAATAACTGCATCTAATGGTTTATTGACTACACAAAAAATCTATATAAAAAGGATTTTTGATATTTTGCTTTCGATTTGCGGGTTAATTGTTTTCTCGCCCTTATTTTTAATAATACCCCTTAGTATAAAGATTGATTCGAGAGGGCCTGCTATTTTTAAACATAGGAGGTGCGGTAAAACCCTTATTGAATTTGACATGTTTAAGTTTAGAACCATGCATACAGACGGCGGCTCGTTGCTTGATAATTACTTGAATGAAAACCCGGAGGCCCTTGCTGACCTGGAAGAAAGAAATAAAATTGAAAATGATCCAAGGGTTACAAGAATAGGATGGATATTAAGGAAAACCTCTCTTGATGAACTGCCTCAACTCTTTAATGTTATAAGGGGAGATATGTCTATCACCGGTCCAAGGCCGGATTCAAGAAATGTGATTGAAAAGTATTACAAAGAGTATAAAGAAATTTACGAACATGTGCGGCCCGGGATAACCGGACTATGGCAGGTAAGCGGGAGAAGCGAGATCAAATACGATGAAAGGGTCAAATTGGACTATTTTTACACTTTAAATTGGTCAATGTGGCTCGATATTGTGATAATCATCAAAACCTTTAAAGCACTGCTAAGCGGCAAAGGCGCATATTGA
- the pilM gene encoding type IV pilus assembly protein PilM, with protein sequence MFDKLIEKIGYQSINELVGVDIGTASIKICVLEKTKKGLKLSHLAKKTYTESLLSDGHIIDNDLVAHELKNLLIENKIKSKYAACALSSYCVITKKVTMPLLEEKASERSVKVSSNESLITKKSSLPLFEDEKIIEAEVENIIPFPLKEINYSYQMMGLGEEDENTVNVIIVAAKKEIVDGFVNTFQAAGLNLVILDVDIFALTNIVEQINNPEDSSVVVVDIGASVTNMAIVKGENIGFTREILLGGRYLTNQIEKSLKLSFEDAEQKKIKGDDEVLYLFEDFIFNIASEINKTINFYISTNPNEILGKVYLSGGTSLLRGLKEKIGEYTNIEVEYLNPFAMLSGNPQFFNEDLSQFDIYEDYKEFNAIALQLSSRILELE encoded by the coding sequence ATGTTTGATAAATTAATCGAAAAAATCGGTTATCAAAGCATTAATGAACTGGTAGGGGTGGATATAGGGACAGCCTCAATCAAAATCTGCGTGTTAGAAAAAACAAAAAAAGGTCTTAAATTATCACATCTTGCAAAGAAAACTTATACAGAGAGCCTGCTCAGCGATGGCCATATCATAGACAATGATTTAGTTGCCCATGAATTGAAAAATTTACTGATCGAAAACAAAATCAAAAGTAAATATGCAGCATGTGCATTATCAAGCTACTGCGTTATTACAAAAAAGGTTACCATGCCTCTGTTAGAAGAAAAGGCATCGGAAAGATCAGTTAAAGTCAGCTCCAACGAAAGCCTTATCACAAAAAAGTCTTCATTGCCTTTGTTTGAGGATGAAAAAATTATCGAGGCTGAAGTAGAAAATATCATTCCCTTTCCCCTGAAAGAAATTAATTATAGCTATCAGATGATGGGGTTAGGCGAAGAAGACGAAAACACTGTAAATGTTATTATAGTCGCTGCGAAAAAGGAAATTGTCGATGGATTTGTTAATACATTTCAGGCTGCCGGCTTGAATCTGGTGATTCTTGATGTCGATATTTTTGCCCTTACAAACATTGTTGAACAGATAAATAACCCGGAAGATTCATCTGTTGTGGTTGTCGATATAGGTGCATCTGTAACTAATATGGCAATTGTCAAAGGAGAGAATATAGGATTTACACGAGAGATACTTCTGGGAGGCAGATACTTAACAAACCAGATTGAAAAATCTTTAAAACTTTCCTTTGAAGATGCTGAACAAAAAAAGATCAAGGGGGATGATGAGGTCTTGTATCTGTTCGAGGATTTTATATTCAATATAGCCTCGGAAATAAATAAGACCATTAATTTCTATATATCCACAAACCCCAATGAAATATTAGGAAAAGTATATCTTTCAGGCGGCACATCATTACTTCGTGGATTAAAGGAAAAGATTGGAGAATATACAAATATTGAGGTTGAATACCTCAATCCTTTTGCTATGCTCAGTGGGAACCCACAATTTTTTAATGAGGATTTGAGCCAGTTCGATATCTATGAAGATTATAAAGAATTCAATGCTATTGCATTGCAACTGTCTTCAAGGATTTTGGAATTAGAATGA